A stretch of Spirosoma agri DNA encodes these proteins:
- a CDS encoding ArsR/SmtB family transcription factor gives MGLTKTEIFTDEQNRIADLAKAFAHPARVAILQMLISRKACVCGDLVGELHLAQATVSQHLKELKRIGIVQGEITPPRVCYCINPTVWEEAQHAFGALLESFVPASCC, from the coding sequence ATGGGCCTGACGAAAACCGAAATTTTCACCGATGAGCAAAACCGCATTGCGGATTTAGCCAAAGCCTTTGCGCATCCCGCCCGGGTGGCCATTCTGCAAATGCTCATTTCCAGGAAAGCGTGCGTTTGTGGTGATCTGGTGGGCGAACTGCATTTGGCCCAGGCGACCGTTTCCCAACATTTGAAAGAACTAAAACGCATTGGCATCGTTCAGGGCGAAATCACCCCGCCCCGCGTCTGCTACTGTATCAATCCCACGGTGTGGGAGGAAGCTCAACATGCGTTCGGTGCCCTGCTGGAATCGTTCGTACCCGCTTCCTGTTGCTGA
- a CDS encoding DUF808 domain-containing protein produces the protein MPSGFFALLDDISALVKASAASLDDVPTQVAKTTGKVSGIVIDDTAVTPKYVVGLDPSRELAIIYQIAKKSLINKLLILSPAALLLGYFAPWAITPILMVGGAYLCFEGYEKVHSLFSHHDGQTEREPVKEITPQELEKERVGSAVRTDIILSAEIMAIAYSQVTGQAILNQIIVMVTVAIFITVAVYGFVGLIVKADDLGVHLAGSEQSPTTQKIGRGIVKFMPHFLTWLGYVGTAAMLWVGAEIIAHGIPYTAHLLHDLEQSLSSMPIVAWLAKVLACGAGGLVIGFIVEKVVGLVKKVFFQSGK, from the coding sequence ATGCCTTCAGGATTTTTTGCGTTATTAGATGATATCTCGGCGTTGGTAAAAGCAAGCGCTGCCAGTTTAGACGATGTGCCAACGCAAGTGGCCAAAACGACCGGAAAAGTGTCGGGCATTGTCATTGATGATACGGCTGTTACGCCCAAGTATGTCGTGGGGCTCGATCCATCCCGGGAACTAGCCATTATTTACCAGATTGCCAAAAAATCGCTGATCAACAAACTCCTGATACTAAGCCCAGCAGCTCTGTTGCTTGGCTACTTTGCCCCTTGGGCCATTACGCCTATTTTAATGGTAGGTGGCGCTTATTTGTGCTTTGAAGGCTACGAAAAGGTTCATTCCCTGTTTAGTCACCACGATGGTCAAACGGAACGGGAGCCAGTAAAAGAGATCACTCCTCAGGAGCTGGAGAAGGAACGAGTGGGTAGTGCAGTTCGTACCGATATTATTTTGTCGGCCGAGATTATGGCTATTGCCTATAGTCAGGTAACCGGCCAGGCGATCCTGAATCAGATTATAGTGATGGTGACGGTGGCTATTTTCATTACGGTGGCCGTCTATGGATTTGTTGGCCTGATTGTTAAAGCCGATGACCTGGGGGTACATCTGGCTGGCAGTGAACAGTCACCGACTACTCAGAAGATTGGCCGCGGTATTGTGAAATTTATGCCGCATTTCTTGACTTGGTTAGGTTATGTCGGTACAGCCGCCATGCTTTGGGTCGGTGCCGAAATCATTGCACACGGCATACCGTATACCGCTCATTTACTGCACGATCTGGAACAGAGCTTGTCATCAATGCCGATCGTAGCCTGGTTGGCCAAGGTCCTGGCCTGTGGAGCTGGCGGACTCGTAATCGGCTTTATTGTTGAGAAGGTTGTCGGGCTGGTTAAAAAGGTCTTTTTCCAGTCGGGGAAGTAG
- a CDS encoding hybrid sensor histidine kinase/response regulator transcription factor, with translation MLNFPVYTFFGLIALLSFIGPINLCGQSTKQTEGWAPLQLLSVEQGLPQSFVSDVVLDDEGFIWVGTRDGLARYDGTRFLPFQHQINDPTSPADNVVSKLWKGGRNELWVQYETGDIDRFNTQTGRCWHLTQQPVFEQIRTLPFKLGSPLKVDRHGNLWGILRGEGVFCCDFRQNKLLRYRQATHGLRSDTIKAIAEDKQHRLWFISRSGISLFNPSTHRFENTAFPFPLANQLGYDATIEERMGVLLRRNGEFLFGDRLHLFFFNPDRRTLRSRTLSIAVRSDLRWLAQRPDGSDYIEHGGTVYHYTDQQGLTPVWRYKPSTDNLATGLWCTGMGFDKAGVLWLGGNTLGLLRLDLAAVPLRAHAFQQSFCQDVMQTELNLSLADRFRWPFANETARSESSYHIRSEYDKQGNLWIALGEQVGYYAVPQKQFTMLPAAPSPVKPTFQGGLRGLSIAPDGKVWVVTDQGKPYWYDRQSKHWQAHSRSDFQFPTAVQANNLLADSTNLWVTTVEKGLLRFPLSGQPHQAIQFGSSAGNQSIHSLLDLEQDPTRPHLLWIGSYQGLLCINKKTLRYQRFTTAQGLPNNTIYSVVPDRKGYLWLSTNKGLCRFDPIRHTVLNLKTADGLPGDEFNRFHHLRLPDGRLAFGGIKGWVTFDPALVKSDTSQPVVALTELKINNKSVDQYGIHSPLVAPVNKLSALALPFDQNYLTFGFAALYTPQPDRVMYRYQLLGYDREWTVGSQPTANYTKLPPGQYTLRVNAANAAGRWSPHIKELRLAIQPPLWASGWAYGLYALLAGAALVGFVRFRSKLDRERHERMVRERQADELRQLDQAKTRFFTNVSHELRTPLSLVLGPISSILTSRQLTDRDEHLLQTARRNTQHLLSLVNELLDFTKLEAGKMTLLQQPVQLKPLISRLVANFDSQAHQKGIRLTSDPQIPDELVLALDERKLRQVLTNLLANALKFTPAGGTVHIVVQYIAPHLRVSIADTGRGILPNDLPHVFERYFQTKQADAPIEGGTGIGLALCQELVRLMQGSIRADSQWGKGSTFTVVIPAPVSTITEENGSAIDVAPKFVALVDSPSVPADHSVDNKLQVQENQQVDSVLVVEDNPDLRDYLAMILSPSMTVQTVENGQVALDVLASQPHPPALIISDIMMPVMNGFQLLETLKAHDTYRRIPVIMLTARAELADKLRALRIGVDDYLLKPFDEEELIVRVTTLLQNQRERALFLSPALADDSDENEFSVTSPTISAENNRWLERLEELITAQLDNYNLTADQLADELAMSRRTFYRTIKRLTGLTPTQYLTEARFRQARLLLETRQVSSVKQVANRVGFRQVSHFAQMYQQRFGKQPSDYL, from the coding sequence ATGCTTAATTTTCCTGTTTATACGTTCTTCGGATTGATCGCGCTACTCAGCTTTATTGGGCCGATCAACCTCTGCGGACAGTCGACAAAACAAACCGAGGGCTGGGCTCCGCTGCAACTACTCAGTGTAGAGCAAGGGTTACCGCAATCTTTTGTGTCAGATGTCGTTCTCGACGACGAAGGATTCATTTGGGTGGGTACTCGTGACGGGCTGGCCCGCTACGACGGCACTCGTTTCTTACCCTTTCAACACCAGATCAATGACCCGACTTCACCAGCGGATAATGTAGTTAGCAAGCTGTGGAAAGGCGGCCGGAATGAACTCTGGGTACAGTACGAAACGGGTGATATTGATCGGTTCAATACCCAGACCGGTCGGTGCTGGCACCTGACCCAACAGCCTGTTTTTGAGCAGATCCGGACATTGCCATTTAAACTGGGTAGTCCGCTGAAGGTCGATCGACACGGCAATTTGTGGGGTATTCTACGGGGAGAAGGGGTATTCTGCTGCGATTTTCGTCAGAATAAGCTACTACGTTACCGCCAGGCCACCCACGGTCTGCGTTCCGACACGATCAAGGCCATCGCTGAAGACAAACAGCATCGACTTTGGTTCATCAGCCGATCGGGTATTAGTCTGTTTAACCCGTCGACGCACCGCTTTGAGAATACTGCCTTCCCGTTTCCCCTAGCCAATCAACTGGGTTACGACGCCACAATTGAAGAGCGAATGGGCGTGCTGTTACGCCGAAATGGTGAGTTTCTTTTTGGCGATCGACTGCATTTGTTTTTCTTCAATCCAGATCGTCGCACGCTTCGGTCTCGAACGTTATCGATCGCGGTACGGTCCGATTTGCGCTGGCTGGCTCAACGCCCCGATGGGTCGGATTATATAGAGCATGGCGGCACGGTTTATCACTACACCGATCAGCAGGGGTTGACGCCTGTCTGGCGCTATAAGCCTTCAACCGATAACCTGGCAACAGGCTTGTGGTGTACGGGTATGGGTTTCGATAAGGCCGGTGTGCTCTGGTTGGGTGGTAACACGTTAGGGCTGCTGCGGCTGGATCTGGCCGCTGTTCCGTTACGGGCTCATGCCTTTCAGCAATCATTCTGTCAGGACGTGATGCAGACCGAACTGAACCTGTCTCTGGCGGATCGGTTTCGCTGGCCATTTGCGAATGAGACCGCCCGGTCGGAGAGTTCATACCACATTCGTTCGGAGTACGATAAACAGGGGAACCTGTGGATAGCACTCGGCGAACAGGTTGGTTACTACGCTGTTCCGCAAAAGCAGTTCACCATGCTGCCTGCCGCGCCCAGCCCGGTAAAACCTACTTTTCAGGGGGGACTGCGGGGATTGTCGATTGCGCCCGATGGGAAGGTATGGGTCGTTACGGATCAAGGCAAGCCGTATTGGTACGATCGTCAATCGAAGCATTGGCAGGCTCATTCGCGAAGTGATTTTCAGTTTCCAACCGCTGTGCAGGCGAATAATCTGTTGGCTGATTCCACGAATTTGTGGGTAACAACGGTTGAAAAAGGGCTTCTCCGTTTCCCGTTGTCCGGGCAACCGCACCAGGCTATTCAATTCGGATCATCGGCTGGTAATCAGTCGATCCACTCGCTTCTCGATCTTGAGCAAGACCCGACACGCCCGCACCTGCTCTGGATCGGTAGCTACCAGGGATTACTCTGTATTAACAAAAAAACGCTGCGCTATCAACGATTTACAACGGCTCAGGGGTTACCAAATAACACCATTTATTCGGTAGTGCCCGACCGGAAAGGGTATCTGTGGCTCAGCACCAATAAAGGGCTGTGTCGGTTTGACCCCATCCGGCACACGGTTCTGAATCTTAAAACGGCCGATGGATTGCCCGGCGACGAATTTAACCGGTTTCATCACCTGCGATTACCCGATGGCCGGCTCGCGTTTGGGGGTATCAAAGGCTGGGTTACGTTCGATCCGGCCCTGGTCAAAAGCGATACCTCGCAGCCCGTCGTCGCGCTGACGGAGCTGAAAATCAATAACAAATCCGTCGATCAATACGGTATTCATTCACCGCTGGTTGCCCCCGTCAATAAGCTGTCTGCGCTTGCCTTACCCTTTGATCAAAATTACCTGACGTTCGGATTTGCCGCCCTGTACACGCCCCAGCCCGATCGCGTTATGTATCGGTATCAATTGCTGGGGTACGACAGGGAGTGGACCGTTGGGTCTCAGCCAACGGCCAACTACACCAAGCTGCCACCGGGCCAGTATACATTACGGGTGAATGCCGCCAATGCAGCGGGCCGCTGGAGTCCGCACATTAAAGAGTTAAGGCTTGCTATTCAGCCACCCTTGTGGGCGAGTGGCTGGGCCTACGGTCTGTACGCGTTACTGGCAGGGGCGGCACTGGTCGGCTTTGTCCGCTTCCGGTCAAAGCTGGATCGTGAACGGCACGAGCGGATGGTACGAGAGCGGCAGGCCGACGAGTTACGCCAGCTCGATCAGGCCAAAACCCGCTTCTTTACGAACGTCTCGCACGAACTTCGTACGCCTTTATCGCTCGTACTGGGGCCAATAAGCAGTATATTGACTAGTCGGCAGCTAACGGATCGTGATGAACATCTCCTGCAAACGGCCCGGCGGAACACGCAGCACCTGCTGAGTTTGGTCAATGAACTGCTTGATTTTACGAAGCTGGAAGCCGGAAAAATGACGTTGCTGCAACAGCCCGTCCAACTGAAGCCATTGATCAGCCGACTGGTTGCTAATTTCGACTCGCAGGCGCATCAGAAAGGAATCAGATTGACCAGCGACCCTCAGATTCCGGATGAACTGGTCTTGGCCCTCGACGAACGCAAACTACGGCAAGTGCTCACCAATCTGCTGGCAAATGCGCTCAAGTTTACGCCAGCAGGGGGCACTGTACATATCGTCGTGCAGTACATCGCGCCACACCTACGAGTGTCCATAGCAGACACGGGACGGGGGATTTTACCCAACGATCTGCCGCACGTTTTCGAGCGGTATTTCCAGACAAAACAGGCCGACGCCCCCATTGAGGGCGGAACGGGCATTGGATTGGCCCTTTGTCAGGAACTTGTGCGGCTGATGCAGGGAAGTATCCGGGCTGATAGTCAATGGGGTAAAGGGAGTACGTTTACTGTGGTTATTCCCGCACCTGTCAGCACCATCACAGAGGAGAACGGCTCAGCAATCGACGTAGCACCGAAATTCGTCGCACTGGTCGATAGCCCTTCTGTTCCGGCTGATCATTCTGTGGATAACAAGTTGCAAGTTCAAGAAAATCAGCAGGTTGATAGCGTATTGGTGGTTGAGGACAATCCTGATCTGCGTGACTACCTGGCCATGATCCTGTCGCCCTCCATGACGGTTCAGACGGTTGAAAATGGGCAGGTGGCACTCGATGTGCTAGCCAGCCAGCCGCACCCACCAGCGTTGATCATATCTGATATTATGATGCCGGTGATGAATGGATTTCAGTTGCTGGAAACCCTCAAAGCGCACGATACGTACCGACGGATTCCTGTCATTATGCTCACTGCCCGCGCCGAGCTGGCCGATAAACTTCGGGCGTTACGCATTGGCGTGGATGACTACCTGCTGAAACCCTTCGATGAAGAGGAGTTGATCGTGCGGGTGACGACGTTGCTACAAAACCAACGCGAACGGGCCCTGTTTTTGTCGCCCGCATTGGCCGACGATAGCGATGAGAACGAGTTTTCGGTGACTTCCCCAACCATTTCGGCCGAAAATAACCGCTGGCTGGAACGGCTGGAAGAACTGATAACTGCCCAACTGGATAACTATAACCTTACCGCTGACCAGCTCGCCGATGAACTGGCCATGAGCCGCCGGACATTTTACCGAACAATCAAACGCCTGACGGGACTGACCCCCACGCAATACCTGACCGAAGCCCGCTTCCGGCAGGCTCGGCTATTGCTCGAAACCCGTCAGGTGTCCTCCGTAAAACAGGTAGCTAATCGGGTTGGATTCCGGCAGGTGAGCCATTTTGCCCAGATGTATCAACAGCGGTTTGGTAAGCAACCCTCTGATTATCTGTAG
- a CDS encoding tetratricopeptide repeat protein produces MKAYQGLIACFILMQLWLMSPAVAQQKKIDSLKTVLTLKLPDTTRAQTYYDIANLFYKQNHPDSALYYLKPIRQICLRANYRAGLGDYNRLNGVIHMYQGQFEDALTFYQLAITEYAKAGRSKDIAKVYNNLGLLYKMMGDSQGVAAYTRQGLAYVQQAIALNERIGTVQSLRDSYINLGIIYEDLGDFEQGRACFYKALAPIDQTTVTPETARILYNNLGKNYNVEGQYPKAIYYLEKSLAINEQLQKFSSLIHNFRNLATAYDGLKQSAKAVQYAEKALALTRQVKDASLISTVYSTLASVYAGAGQYDKAYTAMVQYKRMEDSLVTITKTRTISQLQGRYAVQQANALATIRANLELTKTQAVAQVEAQRVKDIAIIQSEEKRREAQIKATADIEKTRAVAELQAKYDTRKKVQQIAELDQRNQQRARQIQYMTGGLGLLLVLLGGLVAQYYVIRRTNRRLSVQNGIIAANSEQLVNQSNQLRVLMKELHHRVKNNLAIVSSLLKLQMNRLDDEKAIQAVRVSQQRVEAMSLIHQRLYQTDQLTTINMAEYLNDLASGLMRAYGYHADTFDLQLNVDLPELDVDVAIPLGLIVNELATNAFKYAYTTVARPLLRIDLHQTGNEERAGMTLEVQDNGPGIDSLDGQRPNQQSSFGRRLILSLSEQLEGEGQWVKQNGTLFRLSIQNARLAA; encoded by the coding sequence ATGAAAGCATACCAGGGTCTTATCGCTTGCTTTATTCTGATGCAACTCTGGCTGATGAGCCCTGCCGTAGCACAGCAAAAAAAAATTGACAGTCTGAAAACAGTGCTTACGCTCAAGCTACCCGACACAACCCGCGCTCAGACGTATTACGATATTGCCAATCTCTTCTACAAGCAAAACCACCCGGATTCGGCCCTCTATTATTTAAAGCCAATACGCCAGATCTGCCTTCGCGCCAACTACCGGGCTGGGTTAGGCGATTACAATCGCCTGAACGGCGTCATCCACATGTACCAGGGTCAGTTTGAAGACGCGTTGACGTTTTACCAGCTAGCCATCACAGAATACGCCAAAGCCGGCAGAAGCAAAGACATCGCCAAAGTTTACAATAACCTGGGCCTGCTCTACAAGATGATGGGCGATAGTCAGGGGGTCGCGGCCTACACCCGGCAGGGGCTTGCGTACGTACAACAGGCGATAGCTCTTAACGAACGCATTGGCACTGTCCAATCGCTGCGGGATAGTTACATCAATCTGGGCATCATTTACGAAGACCTGGGTGATTTTGAGCAGGGCAGAGCCTGTTTTTACAAAGCACTGGCGCCCATTGATCAAACGACTGTAACGCCCGAAACAGCCCGCATCCTTTACAATAATCTCGGCAAAAATTACAACGTAGAAGGCCAGTACCCGAAAGCCATTTACTACCTCGAAAAATCGCTGGCCATCAATGAGCAGCTCCAGAAATTCAGCAGCCTGATCCATAACTTCCGGAATCTGGCCACCGCCTATGATGGCTTAAAGCAATCGGCGAAAGCCGTTCAATACGCCGAGAAAGCGCTGGCACTGACCCGGCAGGTAAAAGATGCTTCGCTCATCAGTACCGTGTACAGCACGTTAGCCAGCGTATACGCAGGAGCCGGCCAGTATGACAAAGCGTATACCGCTATGGTACAGTACAAGCGCATGGAGGATTCACTGGTAACCATCACGAAGACGCGCACGATCAGTCAGTTGCAAGGTCGATATGCCGTGCAGCAGGCCAACGCGCTCGCGACGATCAGGGCCAATCTGGAGTTGACTAAAACGCAGGCCGTAGCGCAGGTAGAAGCGCAACGGGTGAAAGACATTGCCATTATCCAATCGGAAGAGAAGCGTCGGGAAGCGCAGATCAAAGCGACCGCTGATATTGAAAAAACACGAGCCGTTGCCGAGTTACAGGCGAAATACGATACCCGAAAAAAAGTGCAGCAGATCGCCGAACTCGACCAGCGTAATCAACAGCGCGCCCGGCAGATACAGTACATGACGGGCGGCCTGGGTCTGTTGCTGGTCTTGTTAGGTGGTCTGGTAGCCCAGTATTACGTTATCCGCCGGACGAACCGTCGCCTGTCGGTCCAGAATGGCATTATCGCGGCCAACAGCGAACAGCTGGTCAACCAGTCCAATCAGCTTCGGGTACTGATGAAAGAACTGCATCACCGTGTGAAAAACAACCTGGCCATTGTATCCAGTTTGCTGAAATTGCAGATGAATCGGCTCGACGATGAAAAAGCCATTCAGGCAGTGCGGGTTAGTCAGCAGCGGGTCGAAGCCATGTCACTGATTCACCAGCGGCTTTACCAGACCGATCAGCTGACGACCATCAACATGGCCGAATACCTGAACGACCTGGCCAGTGGCCTGATGCGTGCCTACGGCTACCATGCTGACACGTTCGACCTGCAACTCAATGTCGACCTGCCCGAGTTGGACGTAGATGTGGCGATTCCCCTGGGGCTAATCGTCAATGAGTTGGCCACAAACGCGTTCAAGTACGCGTACACCACAGTTGCCAGGCCCCTGCTCCGTATTGATCTCCACCAGACGGGCAACGAGGAGCGAGCGGGCATGACGCTGGAGGTGCAGGATAATGGCCCCGGGATCGACAGCCTCGACGGACAACGGCCGAACCAGCAAAGCTCATTCGGCAGACGACTCATCCTGTCGCTCAGCGAACAACTGGAGGGAGAAGGCCAATGGGTAAAGCAAAATGGCACCCTCTTCCGGCTCTCCATTCAGAACGCCCGCCTGGCGGCCTAA
- a CDS encoding response regulator yields the protein MNTTERMRILVIEDEPIIAMDLSDSLEAEGYYVVGIANNGQKALLLFQSQPVDLILCDITIKGEWDGIETVRQLTSERSVPVIYLTALTDRDTLERAKQTYPAAYLNKPCQLPSLRTAIELAIHNATVRMTPPPADRDSSGREALLQINNYLYIRQNYQFVRIDMNDLLYLEADNSYTKLVTSGRKYIVRLTLSNILERISQPSLVRVHRSYAININSVDSFNDVEASIGSQLIPLSRSCKDEFMRHFLYR from the coding sequence ATGAACACCACCGAACGAATGCGCATTTTAGTCATTGAAGATGAACCCATTATCGCCATGGACCTGTCGGATAGTCTGGAAGCCGAAGGCTATTATGTCGTCGGCATTGCGAACAACGGTCAGAAAGCGCTCCTCCTGTTCCAGAGCCAGCCTGTGGATCTGATCCTGTGCGATATTACGATCAAGGGCGAATGGGACGGTATCGAAACGGTTCGGCAGCTGACCTCCGAGCGCTCCGTGCCTGTTATCTACCTGACCGCCCTAACCGACCGGGACACCCTAGAGCGGGCCAAACAAACCTACCCGGCGGCTTATCTTAACAAACCCTGTCAGCTTCCCAGCCTGCGTACGGCCATCGAACTAGCCATTCACAACGCCACGGTACGAATGACCCCGCCCCCCGCTGATCGGGACAGCAGCGGTCGCGAAGCCCTGCTTCAGATCAATAATTACCTGTATATCCGGCAGAACTATCAGTTCGTCCGTATTGACATGAATGACCTGCTTTATCTGGAAGCCGACAATTCCTACACGAAGCTGGTTACCTCGGGTCGCAAATACATCGTTCGGCTGACGTTGAGCAATATTCTGGAGCGGATCAGCCAGCCCAGTCTGGTACGCGTCCATCGTTCCTACGCCATCAATATCAATTCGGTCGACTCATTTAACGATGTAGAAGCGAGTATCGGCTCCCAGTTAATTCCATTGAGCCGGAGCTGCAAAGACGAGTTCATGCGCCACTTTTTGTACCGCTAA
- a CDS encoding curlin repeat-containing protein, with protein MNQLILTAFTMLVATTVFAQNSVSITQNGGGNNSASVTQSGEGNSVSISQTGGATTDSSKPGNRVSLRVPKGTETTISQHNVGPNSVEISQEGQATATINQLSETGENTIHTLPVVPENRTKTRPSKRRNRQ; from the coding sequence ATGAATCAACTCATCCTAACTGCGTTCACCATGCTGGTAGCCACCACCGTGTTTGCACAAAACAGCGTCAGCATTACCCAAAACGGCGGAGGAAACAACTCGGCATCTGTCACCCAGTCGGGTGAGGGCAACAGCGTCAGCATTAGCCAGACCGGCGGTGCGACCACGGATAGCAGTAAGCCCGGCAACCGGGTGAGCCTGCGGGTGCCCAAAGGCACCGAAACGACGATCAGCCAGCACAATGTCGGCCCTAATTCGGTCGAGATTTCGCAGGAAGGTCAGGCTACGGCGACAATCAATCAGTTGTCGGAAACGGGTGAAAATACCATTCACACGCTCCCTGTCGTGCCTGAAAATCGTACCAAAACACGTCCGTCAAAACGACGTAATCGTCAGTAA
- a CDS encoding CsgE family curli-type amyloid fiber assembly protein, with protein sequence MRLLFYVLLSWGLLTTASAYAQDPDLEGVLDKETMNEAVVSEEGTETLLLDNTRSKIGRDFYEAFFRQYAELPKGPGLPAPTDSTRKVEHNLELDLNAFLVTVDELPTFGSGTSIISITLNDQLIWQNYVQIRQDVLEAYALDAAQLINQYVINYKEVQQSLENEDQRGSGIF encoded by the coding sequence ATGCGACTTCTTTTTTACGTATTATTAAGTTGGGGATTGCTGACGACTGCATCTGCCTATGCGCAGGACCCCGATCTGGAAGGGGTACTCGACAAAGAAACAATGAACGAAGCCGTTGTTTCTGAAGAAGGCACCGAGACGCTTCTCCTTGACAACACCCGCTCTAAAATCGGCCGGGATTTCTACGAAGCCTTTTTCCGGCAGTACGCAGAACTACCCAAAGGTCCCGGTCTACCCGCACCGACGGATTCGACCCGCAAGGTTGAACACAATCTGGAGCTTGACCTGAACGCTTTTCTGGTTACCGTCGATGAGCTGCCTACGTTCGGCAGTGGCACCAGCATTATTTCCATCACGCTCAACGATCAGCTGATCTGGCAGAACTACGTACAGATCCGGCAGGACGTACTGGAAGCTTACGCCCTCGATGCGGCTCAACTTATCAACCAATACGTCATCAACTACAAAGAAGTGCAGCAGTCGCTGGAAAACGAGGACCAGCGCGGTTCGGGCATTTTCTGA
- a CDS encoding curli production assembly/transport component CsgF, with product MKTFTLLTIAFVLMSVAARSQGFVYHPNNPNFGGNTFNYSWMLSSAQAQDRTTDPANKRTTNSTTNTSSLDSYAQSLQNQLLGRITSSLVSKQFGEGTLKPGTYTFGDYQVEISNGTNGVVVRIVDGKGGETSITVPYY from the coding sequence ATGAAAACGTTTACACTTCTCACGATAGCCTTCGTATTAATGAGCGTTGCCGCCCGCAGCCAGGGCTTCGTGTATCATCCCAACAACCCCAATTTTGGCGGAAACACCTTCAACTATTCATGGATGCTCAGTTCGGCGCAGGCGCAGGACCGCACGACTGACCCGGCCAACAAACGAACGACCAATAGTACGACCAACACCAGTTCACTCGACAGCTACGCCCAAAGTCTGCAAAATCAGCTTCTGGGTCGAATTACCAGCAGCCTGGTCAGCAAACAGTTTGGCGAAGGCACGTTGAAACCCGGCACCTACACCTTCGGCGACTACCAGGTCGAAATCAGCAATGGTACAAACGGCGTCGTGGTGCGTATCGTCGATGGAAAAGGGGGCGAAACCTCAATTACCGTACCCTATTATTAG